Proteins encoded within one genomic window of Humulus lupulus chromosome 1, drHumLupu1.1, whole genome shotgun sequence:
- the LOC133792228 gene encoding uncharacterized protein LOC133792228, whose protein sequence is MGFKSVFRCLQEVFPQIDVRILKAVAIEHSKDADAAVNDILTDVLPHLGSGNSTFPVIISPNAGSFRGAESSTESGSSSFEHVEDNAGANGTHADITLGVEIEDSGISSKLISPSHEDGEYIDFTNGALHADGIHLNESMNGSNSSSSDIKNDGDNKIDLYTNEIHKEIALELDQADRVLSKAAKLIRADDEQECTDTGFETFFSPNLLMSIVSSDQSQFGVSTEGLNDSLKNPSFEVEKREYFMANVHDEDQARSFSSLTSQKDCSVASKTGSIQDDISENSSVLQSNEISRIDILDEIIEDAKNNKKTLFSAMESVINMMKEVEIQESNAERAKEEAALGGLDILIKVEELKQMLEHAKEANSMQAGEVYGEKAILATEVRELQSRLLCLSDEKDKSLATLDEMRKTLEVRLAVAEDLKKAAEQEKLEKEESARISLAEQEEIMENVVQEAKLIAQAADENSKLREFLMNRGRILDTLQGEISVICQDVSLLKEKFDKRLPLSMSVSSSQTSCKLASSGSSMKSLASALIHEEDKSSKKPDDSSPGSSIIDVPPISRAEENNMKKQDQNELSEDGWDIIKDADTETWMVKMA, encoded by the exons ATGGGTTTCAAGTCGGTTTTCCGCTGCTTGCAAGAGGTTTTTCCTCAG ATTGATGTGCGCATTCTGAAGGCTGTTGCTATTGAACATTCAAAAGATGCTGATGCAGCTGTTAATGACATTCTGACTGATGTTCTTCCTCACTTGGGTAGTGGAAATTCAACTTTTCCCGTGATCATTTCTCCCAATGCTGGGAGTTTTAGAG GTGCTGAGTCTTCTACGGAATCAGGATCCAGTTCATTTGAACATGTTGAAGATAATGCTGGTGCAAATGGTACACATGCTGATATCACTCTTGGGGTTGAGATAGAAGATTCAGGGATATCTTCAAAACTAATATCTCCTAGTCATGAAGATGGGGAATATATTGATTTTACAAATGGTGCTCTGCATGCTGATGGCATACATCTGAATGAGTCAATGAATGGATCTAACTCTTCAAGTTCAGATATTAAAAATGATGGTGATAACAAAATAGATTTGTACACTAATGAAATCCATAAGGAAATTGCGTTGGAGTTAGATCAGGCTGATCGTGTCCTGTCAAAGGCTGCAAAGCTAATAAGAGCTGATGATGAGCAAGAGTGCACGGATACTGGATTTGAAACTTTTTTTTCACCCAACTTATTAATGTCCATAGTAAGTTCTGACCAAAGCCAATTTGGTGTGTCAACTGAGGGGCTTAATGATAGTTTGAAAAACCCATCCTTTGAGGTGGAAAAGCGAGAATATTTTATGGCTAATGTTCATGATGAAGATCAAGCAAGGAGTTTTTCAAGTCTTACTTCCCAGAAAGACTGTTCTGTTGCTAGTAAAACAGGCAGCATTCAGGATGACATCTCTGAAAACAGCTCAGTTTTACAATCTAATGAAATTTCCAGAATTGATATTCTTGATGAGATTATTGAAGATGCCAAGAACAATAAG AAAACCTTGTTTTCTGCGATGGAGTCAGTCATTAACATGATGAAAGAAGTGGAAATTCAGGAGAGCAATGCAGAGCGTGCAAAAGAGGAAGCTGCTCTTGGAGGGTTGGATATTCTGATCAAGGTTGAGGAACTGAAACAAATGCTGGAACATGCAAAGGAAGCAAATAGCATG CAAGCTGGAGAAGTGTATGGAGAGAAGGCAATTTTAGCAACAGAAGTGAGAGAGCTTCAATCTAGACTTCTCTGTTTGTCAGATGAAAAGGACAAATCACTAGCAACTCTTGATGAG ATGCGGAAAACCCTGGAAGTACGGCTAGCTGTGGCGGAAGATCTAAAGAAAGCAGCTGAGCAGGAAAAGCTAGAAAAGGAAGAATCTGCTAGGATTTCACTTGCTGAACAAGAAGAGATTATGGAGAATGTGGTTCAGGAGGCAAAGCTAATAGCACAGGCGGCTGACGAGAATTCCAAG TTAAGAGAGTTTTTGATGAACCGTGGTCGCATTTTGGATACTTTACA AGGGGAAATCTCTGTTATATGTCAGGATGTTAGTTTGCTGAAGGAAAAGTTTGACAAACGCCTTCCTCTAAGCATGTCCGTTTCGTCTAGCCAGACGAGTTGCAAATTAGCTTCATCGGGGTCGTCCATGAAAAGCTTGGCATCTGCATTGATTCACGAGGAAGACAAGTCTTCTAAGAAGCCAGATGACTCAAGTCCAGGTTCCTCAATCATTGATGTGCCACCGATAAGCAGAGCCGAAGAGAACAACATGAAGAAGCAAGATCAGAATGAACTTTCAGAAGACGGGTGGGATATCATAAAAGACGCAGACACCGAGACATGGATGGTGAAAATGGCATAG
- the LOC133792234 gene encoding small polypeptide DEVIL 14: protein MAAANAFSNTRSTSSKVRTWPRCSKQIREQRARLYIIWRCTVLLLCWHD from the coding sequence ATGGCAGCTGCAAATGCATTCTCCAACACAAGAAGTACTAGCTCGAAGGTCCGGACATGGCCAAGGTGTTCTAAGCAGATTAGAGAGCAGAGAGCAAGGCTTTACATCATATGGAGGTGTACCGTGTTGCTCCTTTGCTGGCATGACTGA